From a single Thermothielavioides terrestris NRRL 8126 chromosome 1, complete sequence genomic region:
- a CDS encoding glycosyltransferase family 41 protein (CAZy_ID 269902) → MLPLVQMHQMVQPPVDFLSHRQVQLRPDYAPHHNGSHLAQPSPRLHGTDSTPRAFAIRSAQHVPALHRITTNFTRLHAHDQAEHSLRRKTPNGTIDNGYDGALAHLASGPPPLKHMIVPASSQIFPTAMVHRPANPSVDAMFQQPQVGPWPYSGTAPPAQFDAGMEALNGSTGTPQGWGMGSPNGALGPAPGDGAVFPQPMPQGNYPATPLQPLLGPEYQQPLSQTIYSPGGYQQPAAWRDGGLGSRTFIPLANNYTPQNSVDCAFMSPQSTIHHGLANAPGLGQPHPFSLPLPSHPLDDGFARYGQNHLAQRAAHPAHGSVPMMPMAGYLAKAAAKGGAGSAARFREWALQSAHKAYNDLLLYLTSAKKANHVRSTSGSKTSSKMVVYPKPSITGSGSENAMRSLSGSVEPTASHAHMMAQKEAAARAFACGLPQQPYQELGSPVLNAKTSLDMLSTLCEQSGWKWVEGMLLGGCLHYGLERYEEALEWFRRIMTLDESHVEAISNIAATLYCLNRHEEAEQHWVRAIKLRPSYLEAVEHLVSFLCSVHRSAAAVNAIEFVQGSLKIRDESGVPRDPASETASDADSSSTTTLADSNPDSYVLDSEASDSPDRRFASMVENSKAPGFGSSGYRIPGSENGRMMLLIHAKGNILYSLKDIDRAAEAFEEVVLIGAGRQFRGIRSLIQRIQTVLAPRDPMSGRHPGSPRESLSAPLLLTPDKAKLTAQFVFAPTGGQLPGLQHVSEGAHKKSVVATTSNSLLSLAKIYQDAMSGGGVSSGLARQPAGVGDILSLYYLSLSLQESPSTANNVGILLAGVQQTSPAPSLSVSDLGQAASIPGIVPGSGLALALAYYRYGLTLDPKHVHLHTNLGSLLKDIGQLDMAISMYEQAVACDGTFDIALTNLANAVKDRGRISDAIKYYQRAVAANPDFAEAVCGLSTALNSVCDWRGRGGVLLAGGKYDRWHVDDKGMLQDVKSRGQGSGLMQRVVDIVRRQLKESASWGRGLLQEQSILQLAAQLRDAGARSSDRFLDLEAELRKWAGRPGEGYRILRLIERATLAAMRRWYQEKHIMGVRSPGPYRRPKPPASLTIPSAPTVLPFHTFTYPLPAKDVRMISQRNALRISFSTLRSPWIPATVYEPPAPPSPHLNVGYVSSDFNNHPLAHLMQSVFGMHDPKRVKAFCYATTVSDRSVHRQQIEREAPVFRDVSAWSSDRLVDQIVKDNIHILVNLNGYTRGARNEIFAARPAPIQMSFMGFAGTLGAEWCDYLLADATAIPPSTLRPHRINLTLGDVFRDEEDADAEDWIYSENIIFCRDTFFCCDHKQSADGHNEKGMTWEEDQRRRWKMRKELFPNLPDDAIILGNFNQLYKIDPTTFRTWLRILAAAPKAYLWLLRFPELGETHLRRTARDWSGEGVARRIIFTDVAPKQQHISRARVCDLFLDTPECNAHTTAADILWSSTPLLTLPRYEYKMCSRMAASILKGALPKGEEGEQAARELIARDEKEYEEFAIRLANGLSYRPRVLPASAGAGAGAGVGSGGNAAGEVYGEGVGRLAELRRLLFESKWTCALFDTRRWVRDLEEAYDIAWDRWVKGEGGDIYL, encoded by the exons ATGTTGCCCCTCGTACAGATGCACCAGATGGTGCAGCCACCAGTCGACTTTCTGAGCCACCGCCAGGTCCAGCTCAGGCCGGACTATGCGCCGCATCACAATGGTTCCCACCTTGCACAGCCATCACCACGCCTCCATGGCACCGACTCAACTCCGCGAGCCTTCGCCATCCGCAGCGCCCAGCACGTCCCGGCTCTGCACCGCATCACAACCAACTTCACCCGGTTGCACGCGCACGACCAGGCTGAGCATTCTTTGCGGCGGAAGACCCCCAATGGAACCATCGACAATGGATACGACGGGGCATTGGCTCATCTGGCTTCAGGCCCCCCACCGCTGAAGCACATGATTGTACCAGCTTCGTCCCAGATCTTTCCAACCGCAATGGTGCACAGACCGGCGAACCCATCGGTTGATGCTATGTTCCAACAACCCCAGGTCGGCCCTTGGCCGTACTCGGGAACTGCCCCACCGGCCCAGTTTGATGCTGGGATGGAGGCTTTGAACGGCTCTACCGGGACACCACAAGGATGGGGAATGGGGTCCCCCAATGGTGCGTTGGGTCCGGCGCCCGGAGACGGTGCGGTCTTCCCACAGCCCATGCCCCAAGGGAACTATCCTGCAACCCCCTTACAACCTCTCCTCGGGCCAGAGTATCAGCAGCCCTTGTCGCAAACGATCTACAGTCCAGGTGGTTACCAGCAGCCGGCAGCGTGGAGAGATGGTGGTCTCGGCTCTCGGACATTCATCCCGCTTGCAAACAATTACACGCCGCAGAATTCGGTAGACTGCGCGTTTATGTCACCGCAGTCCACGATTCATCACGGCCTGGCCAATGCCCCTGGGCTGGGGCAGCCACATCCTTTCAGCTTGCCGCTGCCCAGCCACCCGCTTGATGATGGCTTCGCTCGTTACGGTCAGAACCACTtggcccagcgcgccgcaCATCCTGCGCATGGCTCTGTGCCAATGATGCCTATGGCCGGTTATCTTGCCAAGGCCGCTGCCAAGGGGGGAGCAGGTTCTGCAGCTCGCTTCAGGGAATGGGCACTGCAGAGTGCTCACAAGGCTTACAACGACCTGCTACTCTATCTCACGAGCGCCAAAAAGGCAAATCATGTCCGCAGCACCTCCGGGTCCAAGACATCATCCAAGATGGTCGTGTACCCCAAGCCTTCGATCACAGGCTCGGGCAGTGAGAACGCAATGCGATCGTTGTCTGGATCAGTCGAGCCAACGGCTAGTCATGCGCACATGATGGCACAAAAAGaggcagcagctcgagcgtTCGCCTGTGGCCTCCCCCAACAACCATATCAAGAACTGGGCTCGCCTGTCCTCAACGCTAAGACATCGTTGGATATGTTGTCTACTCTGTGCGAACAAAGCGGTTGGAAATGGGTCGAGGGAATGCTCCTGGGGGGTTGCCTTCATTATGGCCTGGAGCGGTATGAGGAGGCGCTGGAATGGTTCAGGCGTATCATGACTCTGGATGAAAG CCACGTGGAAGCGATCTCCAACATAGCCGCGACGCTATATTGCCTGAATAGGCACGAGGAGGCAGAGCAACACTGGGTGCGAGCAATTAAGCTTCGCCCTAGCTATCTGGAAGCTGTGGAGCACCTGGTGAGCTTCCTGTGCTCGGTGCACaggagcgcggcggctgtgAATGCCATCGAGTTCGTCCAGGGCTCTCTGAAGATCCGAGATGAATCGGGCGTGCCGCGAGATCCTGCCAGTGAGACGGCCAGCGACGCTGATTCTTCATCGACGACTACACTTGCCGACTCGAATCCCGACTCGTATGTGCTGGACTCGGAAGCCAGCGACAGTCCCGACCGGCGATTTGCTTCCATGGTGGAGAACAGCAAGGCCCCTGGATTTGGCTCCAGCGGCTACCGCATCCCGGGGAGCGAGAATGGCCGCATGATGCTACTTATTCACGCCAAAGGGAATATACTGTACTCGCTCAAGGACATCGACCGCGCCGCGGAGGCCTTTGAAGAGGTGGTGCTGATCGGTGCTGGGAGGCAATTCCGAGGGATCCGCTCCCTCATTCAGAGAATACAAACTGTCCTAGCACCGAGGGACCCCATGTCCGGACGGCATCCGGGCTCCCCTCGCGAGAGTCTGTCCGCGCCCTTGCTGCTGACCCCAGATAAAGCGAAGCTAACTGCTCAATTTGTCTTCGCCCCTACCGGCGGCCAACTACCCGGGCTCCAGCATGTGTCCGAAGGCGCTCACAAAAAGTCCGTGGTGGCGACGACAAGCAACTCGCTCCTCTCCCTGGCAAAGATATATCAGGATGCCAtgtcgggcggcggggtgagCTCGGGTCTCGCCCGCCAGCCCGCTGGGGTGGGAGACATTCTGTCCCTCTATTATCTCTCCCTGTCGCTCCAGGAGAGCCCTTCGACGGCCAACAATGTGGGgatcctcctcgccggcgtccaGCAAACCTCGCCTGCACCGTCTCTGTCTGTCTCCGACTTGGGCCAGGCGGCAAGCATTCCGGGAATCGTCCCCGGCAGTGGgctggcgctcgcgctggccTACTACCGATACGGCCTGACGTTAGATCCCAAGCATGTACACCTCCACACCAACCTGGGCAGTCTTCTCAAGGACATTGGCCAACTAGACATGGCCATCTCGATGTACGAGCAAGCAGTGGCGTGTGATGGCACCTTCGACATCGCCTTGACGAACCTCGCCAATGCGGTCAAGGACAGAGGCCGGATCAGCGACGCTATCAAATACTACCAAAGGGCCGTGGCTGCGAATCCTGACTTTGCCGAGGCAGTTTGTGGCCTCTCAACTGCTCTCAACTCGGTCTGCGACTGGagaggccgcggcggcgtatTGCTTGCCGGCGGCAAGTATGATCGGTGGCACGTGGACGATAAGGGCATGCTTCAGGACGTCAAAAGTCGGGGCCAGGGCAGCGGGCTGATGCAGCGCGTCGTTGACATTGTCCGCCGCCAGCTGAAGGAGTCCGCGTCTTGGGGCCGGGGGCTTCTGCAGGAGCAGTCAATCTTGCAACTGGCGGCGCAGCTCAGAGATGCCGGTGCTCGCAGCTCGGACCGTTTTCTCGACCTGGAGGCCGAACTTCGAAAATGGGCCGGAAGGCCAGGGGAGGGATACCGAATCCTGCGCCTCATTGAGCGAGCGACGCTCGCCGCCATGCGTCGCTGGTACCAGGAAAAGCATATCATGGGCGTCCGGTCACCGGGCCCATACCGCCGGCCAAAGCCTCCAGCGAGTCTCACGAtaccgtcggcgccgaccgtGCTACCCTTCCACACCTTCACCTACCCCCTGCCAGCCAAGGACGTCCGGATGATCTCCCAGAGGAACGCGCTGAGGATATCGTTCTCAACCCTCCGGTCTCCGTGGATCCCGGCCACTGTGTATGAGCCTCCGGCTCCGCCGAGCCCCCATCTTAATGTGGGCTACGTCTCCTCCGACTTCAATAACCATCCCCTGGCGCACCT GATGCAATCTGTTTTCGGCATGCACGACCCGAAACGTGTGAAGGCCTTTTGCTACGCGACGACAGTTAGCGATAGATCCGTTCACCGCCAGCAGATCGAGCGCGAGGCGCCTGTGTTCCGCGATGTGAGCGCTTGGTCTTCCGACAGGCTTGTTGACCAGATCGTCAAAGACAACATCCACATCTTGGTCAACCTCAACGGCTACACCCGCGGAGCTCGCAACGAGATCTtcgccgcgcggccggctCCGATACAGATGTCGTTCATGGGCTTTGCTGGCACACTGGGTGCCGAGTGGTGCGACTACTTGCTGGCTGACGCCACCGCCATCCCGCCGTCAACGCTCCGGCCCCACCGCATCAACCTGACCCTAGGGGACGTCTtccgcgacgaggaggatgctGACGCCGAGGATTGGATCTATTCGGAGAACATAATCTTCTGCCGCGACACGTTTTTCTGCTGCGACCATAAACAGTCGGCGGACGGGCACAACGAGAAGGGAATGACGTGGGAGGAGGATCAGAGGAGACGCTGGAAAATGCGCAAGGAGTTGTTCCCCAACCTTCCAGACGACGCCATCATCCTCGGCAACTTCAACCAGCTGTACAAG ATCGACCCGACCACATTCCGCACGTGGTTGcgcatcctcgccgccgcgccgaaaGCCTACCTCTGGCTCCTCCGCTTCCCCGAGCTCGGTGAGACGCACCTGCGCCGGACCGCGCGTGACTGGAGCGGCGAGGGGGTCGCCCGCCGCATCATCTTTACCGATGTCGCGCCGAAGCAGCAGCACATCTCGCGCGCCCGTGTCTGCGACCTGTTCCTCGACACGCCCGAGTGCAACGCCCACACCACGGCCGCCGACATTCTCTGGTCCAGCACGCCGCTGCTGACGCTGCCCCGGTACGAGTACAAGATGTGCTCGCGCATGGCGGCGTCCATCCTGAAGGGGGCGCTGCCcaagggcgaggagggcgagcaggccgcgaGAGAGCTGATCGCGAGGGACGAGAAGGAGTACGAGGAGTTTGCAATCAGGTTGGCGAACGGACTATCGTACCGCCCTCGTGTGCTACCCGCCtctgctggtgctggtgctggtgctggtgttgGGAGCGGGGGAAATGCCGCTGGAGAGGTGTATGGCGAGGGGGTTGGCAGGCTGGCCGAgttgcggcggctgctgttTGAGAGCAAGTGGACTTGTGCGCTGTTCGATACCAGGCGCTGGGTCAGGGATCTAGAGGAGGCGTATGACATTGCGTGGGACAGATGGGTGAAAGGTGAAGGTGGGGATATATACCTCTGA